A single Cannabis sativa cultivar Pink pepper isolate KNU-18-1 chromosome 7, ASM2916894v1, whole genome shotgun sequence DNA region contains:
- the LOC115696401 gene encoding uncharacterized protein LOC115696401 — MVDSAFIIIPVVFSCFVIISILVSICCRGQNGEATGATGFHGRMSTTNGGIEGGIISSGGGWAGGGWAGGGGDFGGGGGGGGGGGGGGGGGGGCG, encoded by the coding sequence atggtaGATTCAGCCTTTATCATAATACCCGTAGTATTCTCCTGCTTTGTTATTATTTCGATTTTAGTTTCTATATGTTGTAGAGGTCAAAATGGAGAAGCCACAGGAGCAACTGGATTTCATGGTAGAATGAGTACTACAAATGGAGGAATCGAAGGTGGCATTATATCTAGTGGTGGTGGTTGGGCTGGCGGCGGTTGGGCTGGTGGCGGTGGAGATTTTGGAGGTGGTGGcggtggtggaggtggtggtggtggcggtGGCGGTGGAGGTGGCGGTTGTGGATGA